In Pelomonas sp. SE-A7, one genomic interval encodes:
- the lysS gene encoding lysine--tRNA ligase, protein MSQSQETQAAPAQDENQLITERREKLAQLRAKTSVPFPNDFKPQHRALPLQQRHGDVANEELEPQAIAVTVAGRLMLKRIMGKASFGTLQDATGRIQLFVTKDGVGEESYDEFKHLDLGDIVGAEGTLFRTKTGELSVRVSKLRLLTKSLRPLPDKFHGMADQEQKYRQRYVDLITDEAARARFVARSKAVSSIRSYMVEHGFLEVETPMLHPIPGGANAKPFITHHNALDQEMYLRIAPELYLKRLVVGGFERVFEINRNFRNEGISVRHNPEFTMMEFYAAYWTHHDLMDFTEEVLRHAARAATGNARVTYAGKEVHLDQPFARLSVRDSLIQVAGLTAAEADDAEVLKARIKAAGEDVHAHWSLPELQFGLFEAVVEEKLWQPTFIIDYPVEVSPLARASDTNPKITERFELFITGREYANGFSELNDAEDQAARFQAQVANKDAGDEEAMFYDADFIRALEYGMPPTGGCGIGIDRLMMLITDSASIRDVILFPALRREA, encoded by the coding sequence ATGAGCCAGTCGCAAGAAACGCAAGCCGCCCCCGCCCAGGACGAAAACCAGCTGATCACCGAGCGCCGCGAGAAGCTGGCCCAGCTCCGCGCCAAGACCTCGGTCCCCTTCCCCAACGATTTCAAGCCCCAGCACCGCGCCCTGCCGCTGCAGCAGCGCCATGGCGACGTGGCCAATGAAGAGCTGGAGCCGCAAGCCATCGCCGTGACCGTGGCCGGCCGCCTGATGCTCAAGCGCATCATGGGCAAGGCCTCGTTCGGCACGCTGCAAGACGCCACCGGCCGCATCCAGCTCTTCGTCACCAAGGACGGCGTCGGCGAGGAAAGCTACGACGAGTTCAAGCACCTGGACCTGGGCGACATCGTCGGCGCCGAGGGCACGCTGTTCCGCACCAAGACCGGCGAACTGTCGGTGCGAGTCTCCAAGCTGCGCCTGCTGACCAAGAGCCTGCGCCCGCTGCCAGACAAGTTCCACGGCATGGCCGACCAGGAGCAGAAGTACCGCCAGCGCTATGTGGACCTGATCACCGACGAGGCGGCACGCGCCCGCTTCGTGGCCCGCTCCAAGGCCGTGTCCTCGATCCGCAGCTACATGGTCGAGCATGGCTTCCTGGAAGTCGAAACGCCGATGCTGCACCCGATCCCGGGTGGCGCAAACGCCAAGCCCTTCATCACCCACCACAACGCCCTGGACCAGGAGATGTACCTGCGCATTGCGCCGGAGCTCTACCTGAAGCGCCTGGTGGTGGGCGGTTTCGAGCGGGTGTTCGAGATCAACCGCAACTTCCGCAACGAAGGCATTTCGGTTCGCCACAACCCCGAGTTCACGATGATGGAGTTCTATGCGGCCTACTGGACGCACCATGATCTGATGGACTTCACCGAGGAAGTGCTGCGCCACGCCGCCCGCGCTGCGACCGGCAATGCCCGCGTGACCTATGCCGGCAAGGAAGTGCACCTTGACCAGCCCTTCGCCCGCCTGTCGGTGCGCGATTCGCTGATCCAGGTGGCTGGTCTCACCGCTGCCGAGGCCGATGACGCCGAAGTCTTGAAGGCCCGCATCAAGGCCGCCGGCGAGGACGTGCACGCGCACTGGAGCCTGCCCGAGCTGCAATTCGGCCTGTTCGAGGCCGTGGTGGAAGAAAAGCTCTGGCAGCCGACCTTCATCATCGACTACCCGGTCGAGGTCTCGCCACTGGCCCGTGCCTCGGACACCAACCCCAAGATCACCGAGCGTTTCGAGCTCTTCATCACCGGCCGCGAGTACGCCAATGGCTTCTCCGAGCTGAACGACGCCGAAGACCAGGCCGCCCGCTTCCAGGCGCAAGTGGCCAATAAGGATGCGGGCGACGAAGAGGCGATGTTCTACGACGCCGACTTCATCCGCGCGCTGGAATACGGCATGCCCCCGACCGGCGGCTGCGGCATCGGCATCGACCGGCTGATGATGCTGATCACCGATTCGGCCAGCATCCGCGACGTGATCCTGTTCCCGGCGCTGCGCCGCGAAGCCTGA
- a CDS encoding DegT/DnrJ/EryC1/StrS family aminotransferase, translating into MPFIDLKAQYQALRDPIAERMQRVLDHGQYIMGPEVKELEEKLASFVGVKHCITVASGTEALLIALMALDLKPGDEVITTPFTFAATVEVIALLGGVPVYADIEPDTCNIDASRIEALITPRTRAILPVSLYGQVCDMAEINAIAARHGNIPVIEDAAQSFGASYQGRKSCGLSTFGATSFFPSKPLGCYGDGGALFTDDDTLAQAAREIRVHGQSQRYTHTRVGVGGRMDTLQCAILLAKLERFEWELARRREIGDRYQQLLASLPVQRLAVRPDRDCVWAQFTLMLQKRPAVQKALSEAGIPTAIHYPKPLHRQPAYARPELSLPHAEAAAETVMSLPMSADLSQAQQDAVVAALAKALG; encoded by the coding sequence ATCCCCTTCATCGACCTGAAAGCCCAGTACCAGGCCCTGCGCGACCCCATCGCGGAGCGCATGCAGCGCGTGCTGGACCATGGCCAATACATCATGGGCCCCGAGGTCAAGGAGCTGGAGGAAAAGCTGGCGAGCTTCGTCGGCGTGAAGCACTGCATCACGGTCGCCAGCGGCACCGAGGCCCTCTTGATCGCGCTGATGGCCCTGGATCTGAAGCCGGGTGATGAGGTGATCACCACGCCGTTCACCTTCGCGGCCACGGTCGAGGTGATCGCCCTGCTGGGCGGCGTGCCGGTCTATGCCGACATCGAGCCCGACACTTGCAATATCGACGCCTCCAGGATCGAGGCCCTGATCACGCCGCGCACCCGGGCGATCCTGCCGGTGAGCCTCTACGGCCAGGTCTGCGACATGGCCGAGATCAATGCCATCGCCGCCCGCCACGGCAACATCCCGGTGATAGAGGACGCGGCGCAAAGCTTTGGTGCCAGCTATCAAGGCAGGAAGAGCTGCGGCCTCTCCACCTTCGGCGCGACCAGCTTCTTCCCCAGCAAGCCTCTGGGCTGCTATGGCGACGGCGGCGCGCTGTTCACCGATGACGACACGCTGGCCCAGGCGGCGCGCGAGATTCGCGTCCACGGCCAGAGCCAGCGCTACACCCACACCCGCGTCGGCGTCGGCGGCCGCATGGACACCTTGCAGTGCGCCATCCTGCTGGCCAAGCTGGAACGCTTCGAATGGGAGCTTGCGCGACGCCGCGAAATCGGTGATCGCTATCAGCAGCTGCTGGCCTCGCTGCCGGTGCAGCGCCTGGCCGTGCGGCCGGACCGCGACTGCGTCTGGGCCCAGTTCACGCTGATGCTGCAGAAGCGCCCGGCGGTGCAGAAGGCGCTGAGCGAGGCCGGCATACCGACGGCCATCCACTATCCCAAGCCCTTGCATCGCCAGCCGGCCTATGCGCGGCCCGAGCTGAGCCTGCCTCATGCCGAGGCCGCGGCCGAGACCGTGATGAGCCTGCCCATGAGCGCCGACCTGAGCCAAGCCCAGCAGGATGCCGTCGTGGCCGCCCTGGCCAAGGCCCTGGGCTGA
- a CDS encoding acyltransferase, with product MTYWKHDSAIVDEGAQLGEGSKVWHFAHVSPGARIGERCSLGQGVYVGNDVTIGSNVRIQNNVSVYDAVTLEDDVFCGPSMVFTNVYNPRAAVARKNEYRRTLVKQGATLGANCTIVCGTTIGRHAFVGAGAVVQKDVADFALMVGVPARRIGWMSRYGEKLQFDAAGRAVCPHSGDVYQLSGERCELIEPGRLP from the coding sequence ATGACTTACTGGAAGCACGACAGCGCCATCGTCGACGAGGGCGCGCAGCTGGGCGAGGGCAGCAAGGTCTGGCACTTCGCCCATGTGAGCCCGGGTGCCCGCATCGGCGAGCGCTGCTCGCTGGGGCAGGGCGTCTACGTGGGCAATGACGTCACGATAGGCAGCAATGTCCGCATCCAGAACAACGTCTCGGTCTATGACGCGGTGACGCTGGAGGACGACGTGTTCTGCGGGCCGTCCATGGTGTTCACCAATGTCTACAACCCGCGGGCTGCCGTGGCCCGCAAGAACGAATACCGCCGCACGCTGGTGAAGCAGGGCGCCACCTTGGGCGCCAACTGCACCATCGTCTGCGGCACGACCATTGGCCGCCATGCCTTCGTCGGTGCCGGTGCCGTGGTCCAGAAGGACGTGGCCGACTTCGCCCTGATGGTCGGCGTGCCGGCCCGCCGCATAGGCTGGATGAGCCGCTACGGCGAGAAGCTTCAGTTCGACGCTGCGGGCCGCGCGGTCTGCCCGCACAGCGGCGATGTCTACCAACTCAGCGGCGAACGCTGCGAACTGATCGAACCCGGCCGCCTGCCATGA
- a CDS encoding oligosaccharide flippase family protein: MPGRGGLLRSTLTLLAGGALAQLLPLLLGPWLTRLYSPTEFGQASFVWTLATNLAVIGCARYEFALPLEREGGPAALLMGLCARVLLGVVAVSAVVAGVLLILQDQPLAWWLPLAVAAGALTQWLTLWSTRAERFRALASARVVQYGGGAAAQVVLGLLQAGSLGLLLGPIASALAAALLLSQPQPAGGWAGLWRQRWSELKAMAARHRDFPLLNTPHAFAGALQDSLALVLITAWSGEAAAGYWALALRYLKAPAGLVGGALSQTLYPRLVGAETPAEGLHAVRKSMLVLMALALPLMVVLLLWGPWLFARIFSERWVEAGTLARALAPYIAMHFIASPLSVATMAWGAQAWALKLALVGQVMFVAGLALGLKLGGLIGAAWGVSAAMLVYFSYFFWSLAHWRHE, translated from the coding sequence ATGCCGGGACGTGGCGGGCTGCTGCGCAGCACCCTGACCCTGCTGGCCGGCGGCGCGCTGGCCCAGCTGCTGCCCCTGCTGCTGGGGCCGTGGCTGACCCGGCTCTATTCGCCGACCGAGTTCGGCCAGGCCTCCTTCGTCTGGACCCTGGCGACCAATCTTGCCGTCATCGGCTGCGCCCGCTATGAATTCGCCCTGCCGCTGGAGCGTGAGGGTGGCCCCGCGGCCTTGCTGATGGGCCTTTGCGCCCGCGTGCTGCTGGGCGTGGTGGCGGTGTCGGCCGTGGTTGCGGGCGTCCTTTTGATATTGCAAGACCAGCCGCTGGCCTGGTGGCTGCCACTGGCCGTGGCCGCCGGTGCGCTGACCCAGTGGCTGACGCTCTGGTCCACGCGGGCCGAGCGCTTCCGTGCGCTGGCTTCGGCCCGGGTCGTCCAGTACGGTGGAGGTGCCGCAGCCCAGGTCGTGTTGGGTCTCTTGCAAGCCGGCTCCCTCGGCCTGCTGCTCGGTCCCATTGCCTCGGCCCTGGCGGCGGCGCTGCTGCTCTCGCAGCCCCAGCCAGCGGGCGGCTGGGCCGGCCTGTGGCGCCAGCGCTGGAGCGAACTCAAGGCCATGGCCGCGCGTCATCGCGACTTTCCGCTGCTCAACACGCCACATGCTTTTGCGGGCGCCTTGCAGGACAGCCTGGCCCTGGTGCTGATCACCGCCTGGTCCGGCGAGGCCGCGGCCGGCTACTGGGCCCTGGCCCTGCGCTATCTGAAGGCGCCGGCCGGCCTGGTCGGCGGCGCCTTGTCGCAGACGCTTTATCCGCGCCTGGTCGGCGCCGAGACGCCGGCCGAGGGCCTGCATGCGGTGCGCAAGTCGATGCTGGTGCTGATGGCTCTGGCCCTGCCGCTGATGGTGGTGCTGCTGCTCTGGGGGCCGTGGCTGTTCGCCCGCATCTTCAGCGAGCGCTGGGTCGAGGCCGGCACCCTGGCCCGGGCCCTGGCGCCCTACATTGCCATGCACTTCATCGCTTCGCCGCTGTCGGTGGCCACCATGGCCTGGGGCGCCCAGGCCTGGGCCCTGAAGCTGGCCCTGGTGGGGCAGGTGATGTTCGTTGCCGGGCTGGCTCTGGGCCTCAAGTTGGGCGGCCTGATAGGCGCAGCCTGGGGCGTGTCGGCGGCGATGCTGGTCTACTTCAGCTACTTCTTCTGGTCGTTGGCGCATTGGAGGCACGAGTAA
- a CDS encoding Gfo/Idh/MocA family oxidoreductase: protein MPRPLPILDRKIRFALVGCGRISKNHVEAIAAHGERAELVAVCDNRPEALQAAVATTGAAGFASLEALLAGSDADVVVLATPSGLHPQQAIQVAAAGRHVLSEKPMATKFEQGMAMVQACRDAGVKLFVVKQNRLNSTVQRVKQAIDEGRFGRIYLSTVNVFWTRPQSYYDAAPWRGRWDLDGGAFMNQASHYVDLLDWLVGPVDNVHAYTATLGRDIEAEDTGVMSLRLRHGGLASINVTMLTWPQNLEGSITILGEKGTVRIGGTAVNKIEHWAFAESKPEDAEALSGNYETGSVYGPGHPLYYDNVIRTLRGEAHAEVDGYEGLRSLEILIAAYRSARDGQRVGLPLVF from the coding sequence ATGCCTCGTCCATTGCCCATCCTCGACCGCAAGATCCGCTTCGCCCTGGTGGGCTGTGGCCGCATCTCGAAGAACCATGTCGAAGCCATCGCCGCCCATGGCGAGCGGGCCGAGCTGGTGGCGGTCTGCGACAACCGCCCCGAGGCCCTGCAGGCCGCCGTGGCGACCACTGGTGCCGCCGGATTCGCGTCGCTGGAGGCGCTGCTGGCGGGCTCGGACGCCGACGTGGTCGTGCTGGCCACGCCCTCGGGTCTGCATCCCCAGCAGGCCATCCAAGTCGCCGCCGCCGGCCGCCATGTGCTCAGCGAGAAGCCCATGGCCACCAAGTTCGAGCAGGGCATGGCCATGGTCCAGGCCTGCCGCGATGCCGGGGTAAAGCTGTTCGTGGTCAAGCAGAACCGGCTGAACAGCACGGTGCAGCGGGTCAAGCAGGCCATCGACGAAGGCCGCTTCGGCCGCATCTACCTGAGCACGGTCAATGTGTTCTGGACCCGGCCGCAGAGCTACTACGACGCGGCCCCCTGGCGCGGCCGCTGGGACCTGGATGGCGGCGCTTTCATGAACCAGGCCAGCCACTATGTGGATCTGCTGGACTGGCTGGTCGGCCCCGTGGACAACGTCCATGCCTACACCGCCACGCTGGGCCGCGACATCGAGGCCGAGGACACCGGCGTGATGAGCCTGCGCCTGCGCCATGGCGGCCTGGCGTCCATCAACGTCACCATGCTGACCTGGCCACAAAACCTGGAGGGCTCGATCACCATCCTGGGAGAGAAGGGCACGGTGCGGATCGGTGGCACGGCGGTCAACAAGATCGAGCACTGGGCCTTTGCCGAGTCCAAGCCCGAGGACGCCGAGGCGCTGTCCGGCAACTACGAGACCGGCAGCGTCTACGGCCCTGGCCATCCGCTCTATTACGACAACGTGATCCGCACGCTGCGCGGCGAGGCCCATGCCGAGGTCGATGGTTACGAAGGCCTGCGCTCGCTGGAAATCCTGATCGCCGCCTACCGCAGCGCCCGCGACGGCCAGCGTGTCGGCCTGCCCCTGGTGTTCTGA